A single region of the Microbulbifer sp. MKSA007 genome encodes:
- a CDS encoding efflux RND transporter periplasmic adaptor subunit, with protein sequence MSQQKTLSLIALTLMLAATGAAFYWKKISAQAEAPNADFVQAGPFQIAVSVDPLQPQAGKNQIRIEVRNADNEPISGAEVRAVAEMPAMGAMPAMRAVADISESSPGIFTGEIELAMVGSWPMVVDVATGHDKHVDLAFDMSTNRKGLRLKSAPEASDTAYYTCSMHPSVRAAEAGTCPICGMNLQPVSHDELQSGSIVVDSGRRQAIGIKTGIVERQPFALPIHLHGQVTYDETRLRDISLRFDGWIGELDADFEGKQVKRGEVLFSVYSPELLAVQDEYLKARRRGDALEKAARRRLLLWGLSEEQIDWLVEQQKAQDYIPIFAPASGVIIEKNIVAGSAFEKGDNLLRIADLSQVWIEAHAYEDQLPLIEKGMPAKVRLTNVYHEEIPATLTQIDPFLNHNNRSARLRVTLPNTDGELRPGLFADIMLTAELGNLLVVPRDSVLISGKKRIVFRDLGQGRLEPVQVRTGYGDSDRIVIRSGLQAGDKIVTSGVFLIAAESRLKSGVQQW encoded by the coding sequence GGCCCCTTCCAGATCGCCGTGTCTGTCGACCCGTTGCAACCCCAAGCGGGTAAAAACCAAATTCGAATTGAAGTTCGTAATGCTGACAATGAGCCGATATCTGGAGCTGAAGTTCGCGCGGTAGCCGAGATGCCCGCCATGGGCGCCATGCCAGCTATGCGTGCCGTGGCAGATATCAGTGAATCCAGCCCCGGTATCTTCACCGGTGAAATTGAGCTGGCCATGGTGGGCTCCTGGCCCATGGTGGTAGATGTAGCGACAGGCCACGATAAGCATGTCGATTTGGCCTTTGATATGAGCACCAATCGCAAAGGCCTGCGCCTGAAATCTGCGCCTGAGGCTTCAGATACTGCCTATTACACCTGCTCAATGCACCCATCGGTAAGAGCTGCCGAAGCCGGTACTTGCCCTATTTGCGGTATGAACCTGCAACCTGTGAGCCACGATGAACTGCAAAGTGGCAGCATTGTGGTGGATAGCGGCCGGCGCCAGGCCATTGGTATCAAAACCGGTATCGTCGAGCGACAGCCATTCGCTTTGCCCATTCACCTACACGGCCAGGTTACCTATGACGAAACCCGCTTGCGCGATATCAGCCTACGCTTCGACGGCTGGATTGGTGAGTTAGATGCAGATTTTGAAGGCAAGCAGGTTAAACGCGGCGAAGTACTGTTTTCTGTTTACAGCCCGGAGTTGCTCGCAGTCCAAGACGAGTATCTAAAGGCCCGCCGACGTGGCGACGCACTGGAGAAAGCAGCACGAAGGCGTCTACTGTTGTGGGGTCTCTCTGAAGAGCAAATCGACTGGCTGGTTGAACAGCAAAAAGCGCAGGACTATATCCCGATTTTTGCACCCGCCAGTGGTGTGATTATTGAGAAGAATATTGTCGCGGGCTCTGCGTTTGAAAAGGGCGACAACCTGCTGCGTATAGCCGACCTCAGCCAAGTTTGGATTGAAGCCCACGCCTACGAAGATCAGTTGCCGCTGATAGAAAAAGGCATGCCGGCCAAAGTGCGTTTAACCAACGTCTACCACGAGGAAATCCCAGCCACCCTCACCCAGATTGACCCCTTCCTGAATCACAATAACCGCAGTGCACGGCTGCGTGTGACCCTGCCCAATACCGATGGTGAACTGCGCCCGGGACTGTTTGCGGACATCATGTTAACCGCCGAACTGGGAAATCTCCTCGTGGTACCCAGGGATTCAGTATTGATCTCCGGCAAGAAACGCATTGTTTTCCGCGACTTGGGCCAGGGTCGTCTGGAGCCGGTGCAGGTACGCACCGGTTATGGCGACAGCGACAGGATTGTTATCCGTTCTGGCCTCCAGGCAGGAGATAAAATTGTCACCTCAGGTGTATTTCTGATCGCGGCGGAAAGCCGCCTGAAGTCGGGGGTACAACAGTGGTAA